One part of the Cottoperca gobio chromosome 14, fCotGob3.1, whole genome shotgun sequence genome encodes these proteins:
- the plp1b gene encoding proteolipid protein 1b isoform X2: MGCYDCCIRCFWAVPYPSLAATLLLYAGMALFCGCGHEALSNTEVLVETYFARNVQDFVVMASFIKYFQYVIYGLASFFFLFGILLLAEGFYTTSAVKQTFGEFRSTHCGRCLSLTFIIVTYILAFIWLAVFAFSAIPVYFLFNMEQTCHNINILAETTPSINQHGWICMDARQYGLLPWNAMPGKACGMTLASICKTSEFYVTYDLYIAAFAGAGVTLLALFLYLAATTYNYAVLRFLGRKGVR, encoded by the exons ATGCCGGCATGGCATTGTTTTGTGGCTGTGGGCATGAAGCGTTGTCCAACACCGAAGTCCTCGTTGAGACGTACTTCGCCCGCAACGTTCAAGACTTTGTGGTCATGGCCTCTTT TATCAAATACTTCCAGTACGTGATCTATGGCCTGGCAtcatttttcttcctctttggtATCCTGCTGCTGGCCGAGGGTTTCTACACCACGAGCGCTGTCAAGCAGACCTTTGGTGAATTCAGGAGCACCCATTGTGGCCGCTGCCTCAGCCTGACG TTTATCATCGTGACGTACATCTTGGCTTTCATCTGGCTGGCAGTGTTTGCCTTCAGTGCTATCCCAGTCTACTTCTTGTTCAACATGGAGCAGACCTGCCACAACATCAACATCCTGGCTGAAACAACCCCCAGCATTAATCAACACGGCTGGATTTGCATGGACGCCAGGCAGTATG gTCTGCTTCCTTGGAATGCAATGCCAGGCAAGGCTTGTGGGATGACCTTGGCATCTATTTGCAAAACCAGCGAA TTCTACGTCACCTATGACTTGTACATAGCTGCATTTGCTGGTGCCGGGGTCACTCTCTTAGCACTG TTTCTGTATCTGGCTGCCACCACCTACAACTACGCAGTCTTGCGGTTCCTTGGCAGGAAAGGGGTCCGCTAA
- the LOC115018730 gene encoding zinc finger protein 185-like: MIPTPRTYFKRPKEEQQSTQTQNKTRNTNVCSFCDKMIKGNVKIHLSEPVMTCHPDCLKCGVCAKALGDLLTVIFLHDQVVHCGGCFAKTLRT, encoded by the exons ATGATACCAACAC CTCGGACATATTTCAAAAGGCCCAAGGAGGAGCAACAATCCACTCAAACTCAGAATAAGACCAG GAATACCAATGTTTGTTCATTCTGTGACAAAATGATTAAAGGAAATGTCAAGATTCACCTCAGTGAACCTGTGATGACGTGCCACCCCGACTGTCTAAAG tgtggtgtgtgtgctaAGGCCCTAGGAGATTTGCTGACTGTCATCTTCTTGCATGACCAAGTGGTCCATTGTGGTGGCTGCTTTGCAAAAACTCTCAGAACCTGA
- the LOC115018755 gene encoding fibrous sheath CABYR-binding protein-like, translated as MSEEVDRNKVFQTIRVRTSLKNDGCWIQNSKQEKEKQDKASTVQASPVKQNSYVLSTAKRFESVDSPPSAALQKAQFSPSKGDSADQANAEVIPPQKDAQPEESTVESTDDGKPQAPTEELNGEAQPKHSVVNTTAKNKEEHADATIDLSNVEQVEAEVSADTHVEDLVAETSAAAVTEESNDTAEVPAAPAVKLKPQENPSIETEPANLTRLEDAGTVSTVQLAEGSCEEDPLEQATADVVKAVIEGAVKSFPETPAVTDAAGEEAPLHVSVEPVPDLVTETVSESPTQAETAVKSVEGEVESAALAEILLKTRATEAVEVQLVDNTVVEPTPERAADPVVELNIKDALESKRWTWSHRTLKLLPSLCKI; from the exons ATGTCAGAAG aggTTGACAGGAACAAGGTGTTTCAAACCATCAGGGTGCGGACTTCACTGAAGAATGATGGCTGTTGGATCCAGAATTcaaaacaggaaaaggaaaagcaaGACAAAGCAAG TACGGTCCAGGCTTCTCCAGTCAAGCAGAATTCATACGTCTTGTCCACAGCCAAGAGATTTGA ATCAGTAGATTCTCCACCGAGCGCTGCTCTCCAAAAGGCACAGTTTTCTCCATCTAAAGG CGATTCAGCTGATCAGGCAAATGCTGAAGTTATTCCTCCCCAAAAAGATGCTCAGCCTGAGGAGTCAACAGTGGAGAGCACAGATGACGGAAA GCCCCAAGCACCCACAGAAGAACTGAACGGTGAGGCACAACCAAAACATTCAGTTGTCAACACAACTGCAAAAAACAAGGAAGAACATGCTGATGCAACAATTGACCTGTCAAACGTAGAACAAGTTGAGGCCGAAGTGTCTGCAGATACTCATGTGGAAGATCTTGTTGCAGAAACCTCTGCTGCGGCTGTCACAGAGGAGAGTAATGACACCGCTGAAGTCCCTGCTGCGCCTGCGGTCAAACTGAAACCTCAAGAGAACCCTTCAATCGAAACAGAGCCAGCTAATTTGACACGTTTGGAGGATGCAGGAACAGTATCAACTGTTCAACTGGCAGAGGGAAGCTGTGAGGAGGATCCTTTAGAACAGGCTACTGCAGATGTTGTTAAAGCTGTAATTGAGGGTGCCGTGAAGTCATTCCCTGAGACCCCTGCTGTGACAGATGCGGCAGGAGAAGAGGCTCCTCTACATGTCAGTGTTGAACCAGTTCCTGACTTAGTGACAGAGACTGTGTCCGAATCACCTACCCAAGCTGAAACTGCAGTCAAGTCTGTAGAGGGTGAGGTCGAGTCTGCAGCCTTAGCAGAGATACTTTTGAAAACCAGAGCCACTGAGGCGGTTGAAGTTCAGCTTGTTGATAACACTGTTGTTGAACCAACACCTGAGAGAGCAGCAGATCCTGTCGTGGAGTTGAACATCAAGGATGCTCTTGAATCT AAGCGTTGGACGTGGAGCCACCGAACACTGAAGCTGCTCCCGAGCCTCTGCAAGATCTAA
- the LOC115018728 gene encoding tigger transposable element-derived protein 6-like has translation MPSRNHLDKIGRKKKKKWTEEAMERALVEVKSGRCTVRQAAKEFGVPKSSLGDRVSGRVTPGSRSGPAQLITSDDEELLVEFSLYMSKHGFPLTKQQLVSFASSIYKRQHRRVAFSKLGQTWWLNFRKRQEKNITIQPADNVVRGRTVCVRKEAVDQFLHLLSTVMDAHGLRDKPHQIFNCNETGFQLGRKRVILPKSASLGYKPTSGSRDHISALACFSAAGEDIPPFIIYSKAYPGGVCYKTQGPPNALYGWSDLGCINSDLFKKWFLKHFLLHAPKERPLLLIFDGHKSPVNLEVVEAARKEDVILLCLPPHCSHILQPLDAGLFGLLKQRFAALIGDGGSTDTHFAVSKKEFSAVFKGTYQVVKEEEGVRIVNEGFRKCGIYPLNHFAINEGHLMPSHSMGPAAGSSLCTSAQGETSQQLDPLPES, from the coding sequence ATGCCTTCGAGAAATCATCTTGACAAAAtcgggaggaagaagaagaagaaatggacAGAGGAGGCCATGGAGCGTGCACTGGTCGAGGTGAAGTCGGGAAGGTGTACAGTGAGACAGGCTGCCAAAGAGTTTGGAGTCCCTAAATCTTCCCTGGGGGACAGAGTGAGTGGACGGGTGACACCAGGGAGTCGCAGCGGGCCAGCTCAGCTTATAACATCTGACGACGAGGAGCTGTTGGTggagttctctttatacatgtCCAAGCATGGATTCCCGCTGACAAAGCAACAGCTGGTGTCCTTTGCCTCCTCCATTTACAAGCGGCAGCATCGGAGAGTGGCATTTTCTAAACTAGGCCAGACCTGGTGGCTCAATTTTAGAAAACGGCAAGAAAAGAATATTACCATTCAGCCAGCAGACAATGTTGTTCGTGGGAGGACAGTATGTGTGAGAAAGGAAGCAGTGGATCAGTTTTTACACTTACTGAGCACTGTCATGGACGCTCATGGGCTCAGAGACAAGCCTCATCAAATTTTCAACTGCAATGAGACGGGCTTTCAGCTGGGCAGGAAGAGGGTGATTCTCCCCAAATCTGCCAGTCTGGGCTACAAGCCAACGTCAGGCTCGAGGGACCACATCTCCGCCCTGGCTTGCTTTAGCGCAGCTGGAGAGGACATTCCCCCATTTATTATCTACTCAAAGGCATACCCAGGGGGAGTATGTTACAAGACTCAAGGGCCTCCAAACGCCCTCTATGGATGGTCAGACTTGGGGTGTATCAACTCTGACCTTTTCAAGAAATGGTTCCTCAAACACTTCCTCCTGCACGCACCGAAGGAGCGTCCTTTGCTGCTGATTTTCGACGGCCACAAGTCTCCTGTGAACCTTGAGGTGGTGGAAGCTGCTCGTAAGGAGGACGTCATCCTTCTGTGTCTTCCGCCTCACTGCTCTCACATCCTGCAGCCACTCGACGCGGGTCTCTTCGGTCTCCTGAAGCAGCGTTTCGCAGCACTCATAGGTGATGGTGGTTCCACTGATACTCACTTTGCAGTCAGCAAGAAGGAGTTCTCAGCTGTGTTTAAAGGGACGTATCAGgtagtgaaggaggaggagggtgtcaGGATTGTAAATGAAGGCTTTAGGAAATGTGGCATCTACCCACTGAACCACTTTGCCATCAATGAGGGTCATTTAATGCCATCACACAGCATGGGCCCAGCAGCTGGATCCTCCCTGTGCACATCAGCACAGGGGGAGACCTCACAGCAGCTGGACCCTCTTCCTGAATCCTAA
- the cwc15 gene encoding protein CWC15 homolog, whose translation MTTAARPTFEPARGGRGKGEGGGDLSALSKQYSSRDLPGHTKIKYRQLTQDAPEEVRARDFRRELEERERVVAREKTRERGPREHTTSSSSSSSSKRPRLDQIPAANLDADDPLTDDDEDEDSEEDSDDDDTAALLAELEKIKKERAEEQERKEREQKAEEERIRMENILSGNPLINLAGQQQQQQQQQQQQQQQITQTQNTFRVKRRWDDDVVFKNCAKGVDEARKEKRFINDTLRSEFHKKFMEKYVK comes from the exons ATGACAACAGCTGCAAGACCTACATTTGAGCCagcgagaggagggaggggtaaAGGAGAAGGTGGAGGTGATTTGAGTGCACTCTCCAAGCAGTATTCCAGTCGAGATCTTCCAGGTCACACCAAGATCAAGTACAG GCAACTTACCCAGGATGCCCCAGAGGAGGTTCGTGCCCGTGACTTCCgcagggagctggaggagagggagcgtGTAGTTGCACGTGAAAAGACCAGAGAAAGGGGACCAAGAG AGCAcaccacatcatcatcatcttcgtCATCTTCAAAGAGACCCAGACTGGATCAGATCCCAGCCGCCAACCTTGATGCTGACGACCCTCTCACCGAT GACGATGAGGACGAGGACTCTGAGGAGGACAGTGATGACGATGACACTGCAGCTCTTCTGGCAGAACTGGAGAAGATCAAGAAGGAGCGGGCCGAAGAGCAAGAACGCAAA GAGCGGGAGCaaaaggcagaggaggagaggattcGTATGGAGAATATCTTGAGTGGCAATCCATTGATCAATTTGGCagggcagcagcaacaacagcagcagcagcagcagcaacagcagcagcagataacCCAGACTCAGAATACATTCAGAGTCAAGAGAAG GTGGGATGATGATGTTGTGTTCAAGAATTGCGCCAAAGGAGTTGACGAAGCACGGAAGGAGAAACGCTTTATCAATGACACACTGCGCTCTGAGTTCCACAAGAAATTTATGGAGAAATATGTAAAGTAA
- the mtmr2 gene encoding phosphatidylinositol-3,5-bisphosphate 3-phosphatase MTMR2 isoform X2, which translates to MEKSGSIDSLGSKRSSSRQPSVDSLSSTSTSRSDRSAQAKAASAMSADSAATSTELSPELRVKPKTAAKVFRDSDKEEQQLLPNETVQDVAQDVTYFCPFIGAMRGTVTVTNYRLFFKSMDREPAFVLDLPLGVVSRVEKIGSASSRGDVSYGLVCKDMRNLRFAHKQLEDTLRKSIFEVLVKFAFPVSNGLQIFAFEYGQVFPENGWKVYDAVSEYKRQGIPNESWRISKVNDHYEVCDTYPSTLAVPVNIPDEELKRVAAFRAKGRIPVLSWIHPESQATVTRCSQPMVGVNGKRSKEDEKYLQAIMDANAQSHKLFIFDARPSVNAAANKMKGGGYESEDAYQNAELVFLDIHNIHVMRESLRKLKDVVYPNIEDSHWLSNLESTHWLEHIKLILAGALRIADKVESGKTSVVVHCSDGWDRTGQLTSLAMLMLDGHFRTIRGFEVLLEKEWLSFGHRFQLRLGHGDKNHTDADRSPVFIQFIDCVWQLTRQFPAAFEFNEYFLVTILDHLYSCLFGTFLCNSEQQRLKEEIPKRTVSLWSYVNSQLEEFTNPLYVNYSNHVLFPVVSLRHLELWVGYYIRWNPRMRPQEPVHQRYKELLAKRAELQKRVDELQREVTNRSASSSERAGSPTRSITPVQTFV; encoded by the exons ATGGAGAAGAGCGGGAGCATCGACAGTTTGGGCTCGAAGCGCTCCTCTTCACGACAGCCAAGTGTTGATTCATTGTCCAG TACTTCCACCTCTCGCTCTGACCGGTCTGCCCAGGCCAAAGCAGCCTCTGCGATGTCCGCTGACTCTGCAGCCACCTCTACAGAGCTCTCCCCAGAGCTCAGG GTTAAGCCCAAAACTGCTGCCAAG GTGTTTAGAGATTCAGACAAAGAAGAGCAACAGTTACTTCCAAATGAAACTGTGCAAGACGTGG CCCAAGATGTCACCTACTTCTGTCCTTTCATTGGAGCAATGAGGGGAACAGTGACTGTTACCAACTACAGACTTTTCTTCAAAAGCATGGACAGG GAGCCAGCGTTTGTGCTGGACCTGCCCCTTGGGGTGGTGAGTCGTGTGGAAAAGATTGGAAGTGCATCAAGCCGTGGCGATGTGTCATACGGGCTCGTTTGCAAG GATATGCGTAATCTACGATTTGCACACAAACAACTGGAGGACACACTCAGGAAGTCCATTTTCGAAGTGCTGGTGAAGTTTGCGTTTCCTGTTTCTAACGGGCTG CAAATCTTTGCCTTTGAATATGGGCAAGTCTTTCCTGAAAACGGATGGAAAGTGTATGACGCTGTCTCGGAATACAAAAGACAG ggtaTACCCAATGAAAGCTGGAGGATATCAAAAGTAAACGATCACTACGAGGTTTGTGACACCTACCCATCAACTCTGGCGGTGCCTGTCAACATACCAGACGAAGAGCTGAAGAGAGTAGCTGCCTTCCGAGCAAAAGGAAGGATACCT GTGTTGTCATGGATCCATCCAGAGAGCCAGGCGACAGTGACGCGCTGCAGTCAGCCAATGGTTGGAGTAAACGGCAAGCGCAGCAAAGAGGATGAGAAATACCTTCAGGCGATCATGGATGCTAATGCTCAGTCTCATAAACTCTTCATCTTTGATGCCAGGCCCAGTGTCAACGCTGCTGCCAACAAG atgAAAGGCGGTGGGTATGAAAGTGAAGATGCGTATCAAAACGCTGAGCTGGTATTCTTGGATATTCACAATATCCACGTGATGAGAGAGTCACTCCGCAAGCTGAAGGACGTGGTCTACCCCAACATCGAGGACTCTCATTGGCTCTCCAATCTGGAGTCCACTCATTGGCTTGAGCACATCAAG ctGATCTTAGCAGGAGCACTGCGAATCGCGGACAAGGTGGAGTCTGGGAAAACATCAGTGGTGGTGCACTGTAGTGACGGTTGGGACCGCACAGGCCAGCTCACCTCCTTGGCCATGCTCATGCTGGACGGTCACTTCCGCACCATCCGCGGCTTCGAGGTGCTGCTTGAGAAAGAGTGGCTGAGCTTTGGTCACCGCTTCCAGCTG cGTCTCGGTCATGGCGATAAGAACCACACAGATGCAGACCGCTCACCTGTTTTTATTCAGTTCATCGACTGTGTCTGGCAATTGACTCGCCAG TTTCCTGCAGCCTTTGAGTTTAACGAATACTTCCTGGTAACCATCCTGGACCACCTGTACAGCTGCCTGTTCGGGACATTCTTGTGTAACAGCGAGCAGCAGAGGTTAAAGGAG gagATTCCCAAGAGGACAGTATCGTTGTGGTCTTATGTAAACAGCCAGCTGGAGGAGTTTACCAATCCTTTGTATGTGAACTATTCCAACCATGTGTTGTTCCCTGTAGTCAGCTTACGTCACCTGGAGCTTTGGGTTGGCTACTACATTCGCTGGAACCCTCGCATGAGACCTCAG GAACCTGTTCATCAGCGCTACAAGGAGCTTCTGGCAAAGCGTGCTGAGCTGCAGAAGAGAGTGGACGAGTTGCAGCGAGAGGTGACCAATCGCTCCGCCTCTTCATCTGAACGTGCGGGCTCCCCCACGCGCTCCATCACTCCAGTGCAGACCTTTGTTTGA
- the mtmr2 gene encoding phosphatidylinositol-3,5-bisphosphate 3-phosphatase MTMR2 isoform X1, which yields MEKSGSIDSLGSKRSSSRQPSVDSLSSTSTSRSDRSAQAKAASAMSADSAATSTELSPELRVKPKTAAKQVFRDSDKEEQQLLPNETVQDVAQDVTYFCPFIGAMRGTVTVTNYRLFFKSMDREPAFVLDLPLGVVSRVEKIGSASSRGDVSYGLVCKDMRNLRFAHKQLEDTLRKSIFEVLVKFAFPVSNGLQIFAFEYGQVFPENGWKVYDAVSEYKRQGIPNESWRISKVNDHYEVCDTYPSTLAVPVNIPDEELKRVAAFRAKGRIPVLSWIHPESQATVTRCSQPMVGVNGKRSKEDEKYLQAIMDANAQSHKLFIFDARPSVNAAANKMKGGGYESEDAYQNAELVFLDIHNIHVMRESLRKLKDVVYPNIEDSHWLSNLESTHWLEHIKLILAGALRIADKVESGKTSVVVHCSDGWDRTGQLTSLAMLMLDGHFRTIRGFEVLLEKEWLSFGHRFQLRLGHGDKNHTDADRSPVFIQFIDCVWQLTRQFPAAFEFNEYFLVTILDHLYSCLFGTFLCNSEQQRLKEEIPKRTVSLWSYVNSQLEEFTNPLYVNYSNHVLFPVVSLRHLELWVGYYIRWNPRMRPQEPVHQRYKELLAKRAELQKRVDELQREVTNRSASSSERAGSPTRSITPVQTFV from the exons ATGGAGAAGAGCGGGAGCATCGACAGTTTGGGCTCGAAGCGCTCCTCTTCACGACAGCCAAGTGTTGATTCATTGTCCAG TACTTCCACCTCTCGCTCTGACCGGTCTGCCCAGGCCAAAGCAGCCTCTGCGATGTCCGCTGACTCTGCAGCCACCTCTACAGAGCTCTCCCCAGAGCTCAGG GTTAAGCCCAAAACTGCTGCCAAG CAGGTGTTTAGAGATTCAGACAAAGAAGAGCAACAGTTACTTCCAAATGAAACTGTGCAAGACGTGG CCCAAGATGTCACCTACTTCTGTCCTTTCATTGGAGCAATGAGGGGAACAGTGACTGTTACCAACTACAGACTTTTCTTCAAAAGCATGGACAGG GAGCCAGCGTTTGTGCTGGACCTGCCCCTTGGGGTGGTGAGTCGTGTGGAAAAGATTGGAAGTGCATCAAGCCGTGGCGATGTGTCATACGGGCTCGTTTGCAAG GATATGCGTAATCTACGATTTGCACACAAACAACTGGAGGACACACTCAGGAAGTCCATTTTCGAAGTGCTGGTGAAGTTTGCGTTTCCTGTTTCTAACGGGCTG CAAATCTTTGCCTTTGAATATGGGCAAGTCTTTCCTGAAAACGGATGGAAAGTGTATGACGCTGTCTCGGAATACAAAAGACAG ggtaTACCCAATGAAAGCTGGAGGATATCAAAAGTAAACGATCACTACGAGGTTTGTGACACCTACCCATCAACTCTGGCGGTGCCTGTCAACATACCAGACGAAGAGCTGAAGAGAGTAGCTGCCTTCCGAGCAAAAGGAAGGATACCT GTGTTGTCATGGATCCATCCAGAGAGCCAGGCGACAGTGACGCGCTGCAGTCAGCCAATGGTTGGAGTAAACGGCAAGCGCAGCAAAGAGGATGAGAAATACCTTCAGGCGATCATGGATGCTAATGCTCAGTCTCATAAACTCTTCATCTTTGATGCCAGGCCCAGTGTCAACGCTGCTGCCAACAAG atgAAAGGCGGTGGGTATGAAAGTGAAGATGCGTATCAAAACGCTGAGCTGGTATTCTTGGATATTCACAATATCCACGTGATGAGAGAGTCACTCCGCAAGCTGAAGGACGTGGTCTACCCCAACATCGAGGACTCTCATTGGCTCTCCAATCTGGAGTCCACTCATTGGCTTGAGCACATCAAG ctGATCTTAGCAGGAGCACTGCGAATCGCGGACAAGGTGGAGTCTGGGAAAACATCAGTGGTGGTGCACTGTAGTGACGGTTGGGACCGCACAGGCCAGCTCACCTCCTTGGCCATGCTCATGCTGGACGGTCACTTCCGCACCATCCGCGGCTTCGAGGTGCTGCTTGAGAAAGAGTGGCTGAGCTTTGGTCACCGCTTCCAGCTG cGTCTCGGTCATGGCGATAAGAACCACACAGATGCAGACCGCTCACCTGTTTTTATTCAGTTCATCGACTGTGTCTGGCAATTGACTCGCCAG TTTCCTGCAGCCTTTGAGTTTAACGAATACTTCCTGGTAACCATCCTGGACCACCTGTACAGCTGCCTGTTCGGGACATTCTTGTGTAACAGCGAGCAGCAGAGGTTAAAGGAG gagATTCCCAAGAGGACAGTATCGTTGTGGTCTTATGTAAACAGCCAGCTGGAGGAGTTTACCAATCCTTTGTATGTGAACTATTCCAACCATGTGTTGTTCCCTGTAGTCAGCTTACGTCACCTGGAGCTTTGGGTTGGCTACTACATTCGCTGGAACCCTCGCATGAGACCTCAG GAACCTGTTCATCAGCGCTACAAGGAGCTTCTGGCAAAGCGTGCTGAGCTGCAGAAGAGAGTGGACGAGTTGCAGCGAGAGGTGACCAATCGCTCCGCCTCTTCATCTGAACGTGCGGGCTCCCCCACGCGCTCCATCACTCCAGTGCAGACCTTTGTTTGA